One part of the Bdellovibrio sp. KM01 genome encodes these proteins:
- a CDS encoding S1 RNA-binding domain-containing protein produces the protein MQVDIGKLNKLKAVKKAEFGMFLDGGDDGEILLPRRYVPDDLKVDDEIEVFVHFDSEDRLIATTEKPKAMVGEFAHLMVKSVENVGAFLDWGLGKDLFLPYAEMTRDLRAGQAVVVFVYLDKSDRIASSMRLDRYISKEPGDYKEGQQVDLFIGAETDLGFKAIINGKHWGMIYANEIFDRLVHGQKLKGYIKKVREDGKIDLSLQKMGHQSSEDIGPLILQRLREEGGFLPINDKTAAELIYDMFGVSKKKYKMALGDLYKKRVITVKDDGIYLNK, from the coding sequence GTGCAAGTTGATATTGGTAAACTAAATAAATTAAAAGCCGTAAAAAAAGCTGAATTCGGAATGTTTCTGGATGGCGGTGATGATGGGGAGATTCTATTGCCTCGTCGTTATGTCCCTGACGATTTGAAAGTCGACGATGAGATCGAAGTGTTTGTGCATTTCGATTCCGAGGACCGCCTTATTGCTACGACTGAAAAACCGAAAGCCATGGTGGGGGAGTTTGCCCATTTGATGGTAAAGTCCGTGGAAAATGTCGGTGCCTTCCTGGATTGGGGCTTGGGTAAAGATCTTTTTCTGCCTTATGCGGAAATGACCCGTGACCTTCGCGCGGGTCAAGCGGTGGTTGTGTTTGTTTATTTAGATAAATCAGATCGTATCGCTTCCTCCATGCGTCTGGATCGCTATATCTCCAAAGAGCCAGGTGATTACAAAGAAGGCCAACAGGTCGATTTATTCATCGGCGCAGAGACGGACCTGGGCTTTAAGGCCATCATAAATGGCAAGCACTGGGGTATGATCTATGCCAATGAAATCTTTGATCGTCTGGTGCATGGTCAAAAGCTCAAAGGTTATATCAAGAAAGTCCGTGAAGACGGAAAAATTGATTTAAGCCTGCAAAAGATGGGGCATCAAAGTTCTGAAGATATCGGTCCTTTGATTTTGCAACGCCTTCGTGAAGAGGGGGGATTTTTGCCGATCAATGATAAAACCGCAGCCGAACTTATTTATGACATGTTCGGCGTCAGCAAAAAGAAGTATAAAATGGCCTTGGGTGATCTCTATAAAAAACGTGTGATCACAGTGAAGGACGACGGAATCTATCTTAATAAATAG
- a CDS encoding outer membrane beta-barrel protein encodes MQKYFISLVAAFIFTSTAQAALDYGLELGARQQNGYAYGPGISTHARTGLQAGAFVHMPLEGNIAHFRSGLLYTQRPLQTESDSGTKIDFNLDYLDIPITILFKPQEKFGIYLGFIASINIASSCSGDPNCKISSIDTPSFPFIFGSTFKFNSRWGLDLYFDANNSAMAKGLADYKSVGLNLMFSLD; translated from the coding sequence ATGCAAAAGTATTTTATTTCGCTCGTTGCTGCTTTCATATTTACATCCACGGCTCAAGCCGCTTTGGATTACGGACTTGAATTAGGGGCTCGTCAACAAAACGGCTATGCCTATGGTCCCGGCATCTCGACACATGCTCGCACCGGTTTGCAGGCTGGCGCCTTTGTGCACATGCCCTTAGAGGGAAATATCGCCCACTTCCGCTCAGGTCTTCTGTACACACAAAGACCCCTGCAAACGGAAAGTGACTCGGGAACTAAGATTGATTTCAATTTGGACTATCTGGACATTCCAATCACAATCCTGTTTAAGCCACAGGAAAAATTTGGAATCTATCTGGGCTTTATTGCCTCGATCAATATTGCCAGCTCTTGTTCAGGGGATCCGAACTGCAAAATATCAAGCATTGATACGCCATCATTTCCGTTCATTTTTGGTTCAACATTTAAATTCAATTCCCGCTGGGGATTGGATCTTTATTTTGATGCCAACAACTCAGCGATGGCAAAAGGACTTGCTGATTATAAATCCGTGGGTCTTAACCTGATGTTCTCACTGGATTAG
- a CDS encoding DUF1214 domain-containing protein, which yields MKTVSMIFVASSLLFTTPSLARPVKNITDKEVIDAYQYLMTRVLVLRQENLDFSKEDMQWNEIKHRDVGGVQWANPNLDVAYSEAWVAIDENSCTMVEIPEIKGRYYTVQFLNGWGETTANLNERTYPQHPFGKFAVCLKDSQVTLAPDVQKVILPSKKSRVLARVELGKDPTEAVRLQRQIKMYPTGKPDITDSPKVVDFEHDQLPGIEIFDNAASILASEKDINPNMGGLQIKVLAVERTAKHENSREATAKIIKEKAIPAFFGLREKVERTKNGWALVRRFGNYGNDYQARAFVNYGGIWANNNKEAVYYATRNDAKGELLDGSAVYTVTFPKDKLPSTRAKYFWSITNVDSKNYRVIPNPANKFVINNQTNVKPNSDGSVTLYFASKLPQGVPQENWLPTPAAGNYSLTFRFYGPTKEVVKGNYFPPGLVKQPSLAKVDSESIY from the coding sequence ATGAAAACTGTATCGATGATTTTTGTCGCTTCATCATTGCTATTCACCACACCATCCCTGGCTCGTCCTGTAAAAAACATCACCGACAAAGAGGTCATCGATGCCTATCAGTATCTGATGACCAGAGTTCTAGTGCTGCGTCAGGAAAATTTGGATTTCAGCAAAGAGGACATGCAGTGGAATGAAATAAAACATCGCGATGTAGGAGGAGTTCAGTGGGCTAATCCTAATTTGGACGTCGCCTACAGTGAAGCCTGGGTGGCAATTGACGAAAACAGTTGCACGATGGTGGAAATTCCTGAAATCAAAGGCCGCTATTACACGGTCCAATTTTTAAATGGTTGGGGTGAAACCACAGCCAATCTGAATGAACGAACTTATCCCCAGCATCCATTTGGAAAGTTCGCTGTGTGTTTAAAGGACTCGCAAGTGACCTTGGCACCTGATGTACAAAAGGTGATTCTGCCATCGAAAAAATCTCGGGTACTGGCGCGCGTGGAACTGGGAAAAGATCCGACGGAGGCAGTGAGACTGCAACGACAGATTAAAATGTACCCGACTGGAAAACCGGATATCACCGACTCCCCCAAGGTCGTTGACTTTGAGCACGATCAGCTTCCAGGCATTGAAATCTTTGACAACGCGGCATCGATTTTAGCTTCTGAAAAAGACATAAATCCGAATATGGGGGGGCTGCAAATAAAAGTTCTAGCTGTGGAAAGGACTGCTAAACATGAGAACTCCCGTGAAGCCACAGCGAAAATTATCAAGGAAAAAGCCATTCCAGCATTCTTTGGCCTCAGAGAAAAAGTCGAACGGACGAAAAATGGTTGGGCCTTGGTGCGACGATTTGGGAACTACGGAAACGACTATCAGGCTCGGGCTTTCGTTAACTATGGTGGAATCTGGGCTAATAACAATAAGGAGGCCGTCTATTATGCGACTCGAAACGATGCCAAGGGAGAGCTTTTAGATGGCAGTGCGGTTTACACTGTGACTTTTCCCAAAGATAAACTTCCCTCTACTCGCGCGAAATATTTCTGGAGCATTACCAATGTGGATTCAAAAAACTATAGGGTGATCCCGAATCCCGCGAACAAGTTCGTAATCAACAATCAAACGAACGTAAAACCAAATTCGGATGGATCTGTGACGTTGTATTTTGCGAGCAAGTTACCGCAGGGTGTACCACAAGAGAACTGGCTGCCGACACCAGCCGCCGGTAATTACAGTCTAACTTTCAGATTCTATGGTCCCACCAAGGAGGTCGTAAAAGGCAACTATTTTCCACCGGGATTGGTGAAACAACCGTCATTGGCCAAAGTCGATTCGGAATCTATTTATTAA
- a CDS encoding lipoate--protein ligase — MTTLKVFLSDSFHPQLNLATEEWIFHNLDPSSQILFLWRNEETVVIGRNQNPWSECNLAQMKNDNVHLARRTTGGGAVFHDLGNTNFTFLSPKDGYRRENNIQIIFDALKEFGIQAEASGRNDLTVPFHDGPRKFSGSAYREKKDRAFHHGTLLLHADLTRLGNYLTPNPKKLQAKGKESVRARVTNLNELYKDINHDKVSEAMIRSFEKFYGAKAEVIMLNLESLPKIPELKEQYDILSSWEWLYGSTLEFTHKMDEYLSLGFFDFHFIVDDGVIKDLKIYTDCLYPALIESMQHSLIAKHYSGNSVKNAFTEVVQKFPDLEPQINELESWLVKNIEI; from the coding sequence ATGACGACACTTAAGGTATTTCTTTCCGACTCATTTCATCCGCAACTAAATCTTGCGACTGAGGAATGGATTTTCCATAACCTGGATCCTTCCAGTCAGATTTTATTTTTGTGGAGGAACGAAGAGACTGTCGTCATCGGTCGCAATCAAAATCCCTGGTCGGAGTGCAATCTGGCACAAATGAAAAACGATAATGTTCACTTGGCTCGTCGAACGACGGGCGGTGGCGCTGTATTCCATGATTTGGGAAACACTAACTTTACTTTTCTATCTCCCAAAGATGGCTACCGCCGCGAGAACAACATTCAGATTATCTTTGATGCTTTGAAAGAGTTCGGCATCCAGGCCGAGGCGTCAGGTCGTAACGACTTGACGGTACCTTTCCATGATGGCCCCCGTAAATTCAGCGGCAGTGCTTATCGTGAAAAGAAAGACCGCGCTTTCCATCATGGTACTTTGCTTTTGCATGCCGACCTCACGCGCCTGGGGAATTACCTGACCCCGAATCCTAAAAAGCTTCAGGCCAAGGGTAAAGAATCAGTTCGCGCGCGCGTGACGAATTTGAATGAGCTTTATAAAGACATCAACCATGACAAAGTGTCAGAGGCGATGATTCGTTCTTTTGAAAAGTTCTATGGCGCTAAAGCTGAAGTGATCATGCTGAACCTTGAAAGTCTGCCTAAGATTCCGGAATTGAAAGAGCAATATGATATTCTTTCTTCCTGGGAGTGGTTGTACGGATCGACTTTGGAGTTCACTCACAAAATGGATGAGTACCTGAGCCTGGGATTCTTTGATTTTCATTTTATCGTCGATGATGGTGTCATTAAAGATCTAAAGATTTATACGGATTGCCTGTATCCGGCACTTATCGAAAGCATGCAACACTCGCTGATTGCAAAACACTATTCCGGTAACAGCGTAAAAAACGCCTTCACAGAAGTCGTTCAAAAGTTTCCGGACCTTGAGCCACAGATCAATGAACTTGAATCGTGGCTTGTAAAGAATATTGAAATTTAA